In Leisingera sp. NJS204, the DNA window CATAAGGACAAGACATGATCGCGCAAGGGGCTTGTAACCGCCCTCCGGCAACTGAGCGCGGTTCTGCAAAAGAAAACCGGCCTTCCCTTGCGGCAAGGCCGGCGCCTCCGGCGGGAGTATTTTTGGAAAGGTGAAAGAGCGGGCGGCTCTCTCAGCCTTCGATCTTGGTGAGATCCGCCACCTGGCCGCAAACCTGGCGGATCTGGCTGAGGAGGTTCAGGCGGTTGCGGCGGACCACTTCGCTGTCCGCATTCACCTGCACTGCCTCAAAGAACGCATCGATCGGCGCGCGCAGGGCGGCCATGCCCCGCATGGCTGCCGCGAAATCTTCGGCCTCGATGGCCGGAGAGATCGCCGCCCCGCCAGCCTCCAGCGCATCAAACAGGGCTTTTTCCGCGTCATCCTCGGCAAATTTGCGGTCGGCGCCATAGGAGTATTCGACGCCGTCCTTTTCCTCCGCCTGGGACAGGATGTTGTTGGCGCGTTTGAAGCCCTGCAGGAGGTTGGTGCCGTCCTCGGTCTTCATGAAGTCTTCGAGTGCCCGGGCGCGTTTGACCAGCAGGGTCAGGTCATCGTTTCCGTCCATGGCGATGCAGGCGTCGATCACGTCGTGGCGGATGCCCTGATCACGCAGGAAGACCTTGAGGCGGTCGTGGAAGAAAGAGAGGAGGTCTTCTGCGTCACCCCAAGCCTTTTTTAGACCCGTGTCTTCAACGGCCTTTTCAAACATTCCCTTCGTTGCTTCCAACGCCTTTCGGATCACCCCAGAGTCCGTAGATGGGTTACGCCGTTCAGAATCGATGGCTTTTGCCAGCGCTTCCACAGGCAATTCAAGCTCCCCAGCGATTTTCCCCAACCGAGCATCATGCTGTTTGCCCAGCAAAAAGTTTTGCTGCCGGCTCAGCCCCAGAAGAGCATCGACATAAATGGCGTCTAGACCAGCCCGCACATCATTCTCCAGCACCAGCCGGATCACCCCCAGCGCAGCGCGGCGCAACGCAAACGGGTCTTTCGACCCGGTAGGCTTTTCATCAATCGCCCAGAAGCCGGTCAGCGTGTCCAGCTTGTCGGCCAGCGCTACGGCCACGGAAACCGGCTCCGCCGGCACATCATCGCCCGGACCCAGCGGCGAGTAATGCGCTTCGCAGGCGTTTGCCACTTCCTGCGGCAGACCCGCGGCCTGGGCATAGTAGCGGCCCATCAGGCCCTGCAGTTCCGGGAACTCATAAACCATTTCAGAGCTGAGATCGGCCTTGGCCATCCGCGCGGCCTGCTCTGCCAGATCCGCATCGGCGCCAACCACCGGTGCGATTTCGCGGGCCAGCGCGGCGATGCGGTCAATCCGCGCCGCCTGGGTGCCCAGTTTGTTGTGAAAGGTCACATTGCCGAGGTTTTCGACCCAAGCGCTCATGCCAGCCTCGGACTTGGCGGTGCGCAGATCGTTCTCCCAGAAGAACTTGGCATCGGCCAGCCGCGCCGACAGCACCTTTTGGTTGCCCGCCAGAATGGTGGCGCCATTGTCCGCCGTCTCGCGGTTGGCAACGGTAATGAATTTCTCGATCCGCCCTGTCTTGGGGTTTTTGACCGAGAAGAACTTCTGGTGCTCCTTCATGGACGTCTGCAGCACTTCGGCCGGCAGCTCCAGGAATTCGGCGTCGATGGCGCCCATCAGCACCACCGGGCATTCCACCAATCCGGCGACCTCGGCCAAAAGGCCCTTGTCTTCGACCACCTCCAGGCCGCTGGCAAAGGCCTGATTGGTGGCCTCCTGCCAGATCGCCTCGGCCCGTTCGCGGGGGTCCAGCACCACATGCCCGCGCTTCAGCTTGGCGGCATAGTCGTCAAAGCCGGTGACGGTGATCTGGTCCGGCGCCATGAAGCGGTGGCCGCGGGTGGTGTTGCCGGATTTAATACCGTCGATGTCCAGATCCACCACGGTCGCGCCTGCCTCATCCGACAAGATGCAGAGGATCGAATGCAAGGGGCGCACCCAGCGCAAAGTTCCGGCGCCCCAGCGCATGGACTTGGGCCAGGGGAAGGTGCGGATGGTGGCTTCCAGCACCTCGGCAATGATTTCTGCCGCCGCACGCCCCGGCTTTTCGATCAGGGCGAAATAGACCGCGCCCTTGGGGGTTTCGCGTTCTTCCAGCTGATCACGGGTCAGGCCTGCGCCGCGCAGGAAGCCCTCGATTGCCTTGTCCGGCGCGCCGACCTTGGGGCCTTTGCGTTCTTCGCGGATGGTGGGGCTTTCCGCCAGCAGGCCGTCGACGGCCAGTGTCAGACGGCGCGGTGTCGACAGCGCTGCGGCACCGGCATAGGTGAGACCCGCCTCGACCAAGCCATCGGTCACGCGTTTCTTCAGGTCCTCAGCCGCACGCGCCTGCATGCGGGCCGGGATTTCTTCGGAAAAGAGTTCAATCAGCAGATCGGGCATCGGGGGTCCTCAGAAATTCACAATCGCCTGGATGACGATGGCATTGGCGATATCAACAAAGAAGGCGGATACAAGGGGGAGCACAACAAAGGCAATAGGCGACGGCCCGTAGCGTTTGGTCACAGCGGTCATATTGGCGATGGCAGTGGGGGTGGCGCCCAGGGCAAAGCCGCCGAACCCGGCGGCCAGCACCGCAGCCCGGTAGCCGCGTCCCAGCAGCGGAAACAGAACAAACAGCACAAAGGCCACGGTGAACAGCGTCTGTGCCAGCATGATGACGGCAATGGCCAATCCCAGCCCCGCGATGGTCCACAGCTGCAGGGCCATCAGCGACAGGGCCAGAAAGGCGCCCAACGAGAACTCCGAGATCAAAGCAAGCGCCGGGGTGCGGGCGACAGGGTCCGCAGCGGGCGCCAGCAGGCTGCGCAGGTTCGCCAGCAGAATGCCCGCGATCAGGCAGGGCACAAATAGCGGCAGCTTCACCCCCGCGGCGTCCAGGCTGATCGAGGCGGCATATCCCAGGATTATGGCAAGGTTCAGGTACAGCATCACCCGCATCAGGTCGAGGTGGCCGACGCTTGCTGTCTCCGCCTCGTCATGCCCAAGGCCGACTGTCTGTTCCTCCTCCGGGCGCGCAGGCGTCAACCCATGGCGGTTGATCAGGTGGCGGGCAACCGGCCCGCCTACCAGTGCTGCCAGCACCAGCCCAAGGGTGGCCACCGCCACGCCCAATTCGGCAGCCCCGTCCAGCCCTGCCGCGGCAGCCACATCGGGCGCCCAGGCAATGGCCGTTCCGTGCCCGCCGATGAGTGCGGCCGAGCCGAACAGAACGCCTGCCTGAACCGGATATCCGAATAGCACGGCCCCGGTCGCGCCGATCACGTTCTGGGCCAGAATGGCCAGCAGGGTCAGCACCAGCAGGATAACCAGCGGCCTGCCACCGGCGACCAGGTCGGAAAGCCGCGCGTTAAGGCCGATACCGGCAAAGAACAGCACCAGAAGGTAGTCGCGGCTTTGCATTTCGAACTCGATTTGCAGACCGGTCAGGCCGTAGACCAGCAGCACCGCAACCGAGGCCGCCAGCCCGCCAGTCACCGGCTCCGGGATGTTGAACCGGCGCAGCACCGCAACCTTGGCATTCAGGCGTGCGCCCAGCAGAAAGACCGCAAACCCCAGCGTTACCGAGATGAAGTCAGGTATGGTGATATGGGTTTCCATGTCCCGCGCGGGATTTACCTCTGAACGTTCCGGTTATTCGCCTGTTGCCGGCCGGGGCGGGCATTCCTCGCCCACCACAGTGCCGTCATAGGCTTTCTGGCCGCATTTGTTCAGCTCGTGCCAGACATAACCGCGGCCATCGTCAGTGACGGCAACAACCCGGTCGACGCCAAAGGAGATGTTCTTGACCGACAGAAAGGATTTGGCCGAGCCATCCGCCAGCCTGGCGCCGATGGCTGCGGCATCAAAACACTCAAACCAGCCCGGCGCGTTGCGCGGTTCCAGCTTGTCCGTCAGGGTGAAGATCTGCGCCAACTCGTCCGGCGAAACCCTGGTGGTGAAACAGGCGCGGTAGCGGATCGGCGAGCTGCCGGCGTCAATCGCCTCAAAATCCGAATAGGCCACGGGCTGCGGCTCACCGCCGTCCAGCGGCATCAGCATCACGTCGCGGCCCGGCTGCAGCTCGACGTTATCGTAGAACCCGTAGATCTGCAGGTAATACATCGCCCCGCCGGCAGCGAGCGCCGACAGGATCAGGACCAGAGCAAGAACTTTCCCCATACCGTGCTATCCCTGCTCAGGCTGCGGCGCCGGCGGTATGCCCGCCAGCTTCGGTCAGCACAAAGGCATCGGCGCATTGCTTGGCCAGCGCCCGGACCCGGCCGATATAGGCCTGCCGTTCGGTAACCGAGATCACACCGCGCGCATCCAGCAGGTTGAAGATATGCGAAGCCTTGATGCACTGGTCATAGGCGGGATGCGCCATGATGATGCGCTTGCCGGTCTTGGGGTCCATATGCTCCTGCGCCAGGATGGCGGCGCATTCGGCCTCGGCTTCCTCGAAATGGCGCAGCAGCACTTCGGTATTGGCCACGTCAAAGTTCCAGCGGGCGTATTCTTCTTCGGTCTGTTTGAACACATCGCCATAGGTCAGCGGGATCAGCGCATCCGGATCGTTGTAGGGCATGTCCATCACGTGATCGACACCCAGCACATACATCGCCAGACGCTCCAGACCATAGGTCAGCTCGCCCGACACAGGATGGCAGTCATGGCCGCCGACCTGCTGGAAATAGGTGAACTGCGAAACTTCCATGCCGTCGCACCAGACTTCCCAGCCCAGTCCCCAGGCGCCCAGCGTCGGGCTTTCCCAGTCGTCCTCGACAAAGCGGATGTCATGCATCGCCATATCAACGCCGATGGCCTCAAGACTGCCCAGATACAGCTCTTGCAGGTTCGGCGGCGAGGGTTTGATCAGCACCTGGTACTGGTAATAATGCTGCAGCCGGTTCGGGTTTTCACCATAGCGCCCGTCGGTGGGGCGGCGCGAGGGCTGCACATAAGCAGCGGCCCAGGCTTTGGACCCCAACGAGCGCAGCGTGGTCGCCGGGTGGAAGGTGCCGGCGCCGACTTCCATGTCATAGGGCTGCATCACCGCGCAGCCTTTGGCGGCCCAGTAATTCTGAAGCCTCAGGATAATCTCTTGGAAGGAGCGCGGCGCGCCGTTGGTCTGGGTCATCTCGTATCCCTTTTGGGGCAGCTGGGGCAGCAATTGCGGGGATCTTCCTATGCAAGGCGATGGGCAGGGTCAACGCCCTGCGGGGGCTTACACCGCAGCGGCTGCCCTGCGCTGTGCAGCGCATTGGCAACAAAAGTGCGGGAATGCGGCAACGGGGCGGGAATTCCCCCTGCGATGAGGAGTTCCCTTTGCCGTGCCAAAATGCTTAACCTCCGCGGCAAAGAATAAGAGACCTTCCGGGATACGAGGCCCTGACAATGAAAAAACTGTTTGCCGCTCTGGCGCTGCCGCTGATTGCGCTGGCCATTGCGTTCACCGCGCCGGTTTCGGCGCAAAGCAGCCGCGATGCAGTGTGGATCCAGATCGCCGCCCGCCCCTCCCTGCGCGAGGCCGAGACCGAGGCCCGCACCTATGCCGCCCGCCTGCCCGACGTCTCCGGTTATGCGCTTGGCGGCGGCTGGTACGGGGTGGTGATCGGCCCCTACGCCCGCGAAGATGCCGAACGGGTGCTGCAAGTCTACCGCGCCGAAAACCAGATCCCGCGCGACAGCTTCATCGCGTTCCGCCGCAACCTGCGCAACCAGTTCTACCCGGTGGCGGCAGATGCAACCGCCCCGGCGCAACCAGCGCCTGCCCCTGCACCGGCGGCCCCTGCGGCGGCGGATCCCGCGCCGCAACAGCAGGCAGCCGTGCAGTCGAACCTGCCGGATGAGACCCCCGCCGAGGCGCGGCGCAGCGAACGCGTGCTGTCGCGTGAACAGCGGATGGAACTGCAGGTCGCCCTGAAGGCCGCAGGCTTCTACAGCTCGTCCATTGACGGCGCCTTTGGCCGCGGCACCCGCGGCTCGATGAGCGACTGGCAAACGGCGCGCGGATTTGAACCCACCGGCGTGCTGACCACCGCCCAGCGCCAGGTGCTGATGGATGAATACAACGCGCCGCTGATCTCGGTCGGCATGGCCCGCGTGGAAGACGCCAAAGCCGGCATCGCCCTGCAGATCCCTGCGGATGAGGTCGCGTTCGACCGTTATGAATCGCCCTTTGCCCATTACGCCGCCAAGGGCAGCCTGGGCGCTGAGGTGCTGCTGATCAGCCAGCCCGGCGACAAACGCACCCTTTTCGGCCTTTATGACATTATGCAGACGCTGGCGATTGTGCCGCTGGAAGGCCCGCGCCAGCGCGGCAAGGACAGCTTCACCATCGAAGGCCGCAACAGCAAGATCGTCTCCTTTACCCAAGCCAGCCTGAAAAACGGCGAAGTGAAGGGCTTTACCCTGATCTGGCCAGCCGGTGACGAAGACCGCCGCGCCCGCGTTCTGGCGGCAATGCAAGCCAGCTTCACCCGCCTCGACGGCGTGCTGGACCCGGCAGCTGGCGGCGATGCTGTGCAGAACATCGACCTGGTTTCCGGCCTGGAAATCCGTAAGCCGAAACTGTCGCGCTCCGGCTTCTTTGTCGATGGCGACGGCAGTGTGCTGACCACCTCAGACGTGGTGGCGGGCTGTACCCGCATCACCTTGGACCACGGCTACAGGGCCGAAGTGGCGGCCAACAACACCGCCGACGGCATCGCCATCCTGCGCCCGGTCCAGGCGCTGGCGCCTGCCGCAGTTGGTGAACTCAGCACCGCCTCGCCGCGGCTGCAGTCTGAGATCGCTGTTTCCGGCTTCTCCTATGAGGGTGTGCTGGGCGCACCAAGCCTGACCTGGGGCAAAGTCGCAGACGTCAAAAGCCTGGATGGCAACACCGGCGTTGCCCGGCTGGAACTGTCAGCCCAACCCGGCGATGCGGGCGGCCCGGTTCTGGACAGCAGCGGCGCTGTTCTGGGGATGCTGCTGCCGCGCCAGATCGAGGGCAAGCAACTGCCCGAAGGCGTCAGCTTTGCCGTCAACGCCGAAGCCATCCGCAGCGCGTTGAACACCGCAGGCATGACCCCGGCAGCACAGAGCGCGCCGGCAGGCAGCCTGCCCAATGCGGCAATGACCCGGCTGGCGTCCGGCATGACCGTGCTGGTCAGCTGCTGGGAGTGACCGGCTGGCCGTCACTCGCGGCAGGCCTGACCGACAAGACAAAAGCCGGCGCAGGTTCTGCGCCGGTTTTTTCATGCAAGCTGTACCTTTAATGCGCGGCAGCTTGAGCACAGGCAGGCACTCCCGCCCGGCAACGGGCCTTATCAGGCCCTATGCCCGTTGGGCATAGCACCGTGCCAATGCACGGTGCCGCGCCGCCCATCCGCGCGGCGCCCGGCCCAAGCCCGCCAACGGGGCTGGCGCAGCCAGGCCTCTGCGGATGGGGAGCCTCGGCCTTCTGTGCGGCAGCAAAGTCAGTAAGGTTGAATACGGCCGTCCCAGGTGTGGAAACAGCCAGTGGTGTCCAGGTTCAGCACTGCGAATTCATTGATCAGCCCGGCGACGGACTCTTCCACCGTGATATCGCCTTCATAACCGCCCATGTCAGTGCGTACCCAGCCCGGGTGATAGATGCCGACGGCAATTCCTTCCGGCTGGAGATCAGTGGCCAGGTTGCGGCCGATGTTCAGCGCCGCGGCCTTGGACGCGCGGTAGGCATAGCTGCCGCCGGGTGCGCGCGACTGGCTGGCCATCTGCGAGGACAGGATGGCGATCTTCGGCTCTTCTGCCAGCCGCAAATTAGGCAACATCGCCTGCACCGTCAGAAACACGCCGGTCACATTGGCGGCCAGAGTCTTGGCCCAGACCTCGGCCGAGTAGTCCTCAAGCCCCATCGCCTTGTCGATATAGACCCCGGCATTGCACACCAGCAGATCCACCGGCCGGTTCTTGATCTGGGCCGCAAAGCGCGCCTGCTGGCCAGGGTCGGAGACATCCAGCTTGACGCCCGAGGAGTGATCGCGCGAGGTGCCTGTCACCTCATAGCCCGCCTCCTGCAACCGTTTCACCAGCTCCTTGCCGATGCCGCGGCTGGTTCCTGTTACAACTGCATGCATTTTTGCTCTGCCCTTCAGTTTGTTTTGCGCCCGGGACGGAACGGCAGCGGCATGACCGGCACGCCTTCCTCGATCAGCTCCCGCGCATCTTCCAGCTTGGCCTCGCCATGGATCGCCCGCTCCGGCGCCTCGCCCAGGTGCATTGCGCGTGCTTCCTGAACAAAACTGCCGCCGACGTAATCGGAGTTCTCCTCAACCTTCTTGCGCAGATCAGCAATCGCTTTTTCCACCGCGCCCGCAGGGCGGCTCAGCATGCCGGGTCCTGCAGCCGCCGCCGGCGCAGCTGCGGGGAGCGCAGCCGGAGCGGCGGGCGCAGCAGCCTGCGGTTCCGGTTCCCCGACAGCAGACACCGCCTTGCGCCCGGGGCGGACCCGTGGCGCCATAATCGCCTTCTCCACCTGTGCGCCACCGCAGACAGCGCAGGACACCAGACCCGCCGCTGCCAGCTTGTCAAAGGCCGCCGCCGATTGGAACCAGCTGTCGAACCTGTGGCCATCGGTGCATTTGAGGCTGTATTGAATCATGCTTTCCCTCTTAGCAGGAAGGGTTGATTAAATCTCCCGCCGCGGCAAGTGCAAGAGGTCTGTTGTATCTACTGTGCCGCACCTGGGCTGTGCAGCCGCTGCCGCAGCTTTGCGGCCAGCTCCTCCTGCGGCAGATCTGCATCCACCGCCAGCCGCCGAAGCCCGAAATGCACATGCGCCATCTCGCGGTAATAGCCCGCAAAGACGTAATTCACCGCGGCCCCGGCCACGGCCCCGGCGATCGGCACCGCCTGGGCTGCCAGCTTTTGCCCCAGCACTGCACCCAGCTTGGGCGCCACCTGGGCAATCAGCTTGTGCAAGCCTCCCGGCAGCCCCAGCCGAACCGAGACAAAGCCCAGATCCGCACCGTCATCTTCGGCCAATGGGCCAGCCGCTGCAAACACCTGAATGCAATCAAAACGCACGCTGTCGGCCTCCGGGTCGAACCCCTCCGCAGCTGCGGCGCCCTGGATGGTCCGGAGCAAAAACGCGGTTGTCGCAGGCAGCTCTACCAATGCGCCCGGCAGGCCCGCGGCGCCGCCCGCAGCGCCCATGGCTGCGCTCACCATCCGGTCGACGCCCGGTTTCTGATCCGCCACCAGGCGGCGTGACTGGCTGGCCCCCTTCATGGCAACCCGGAGGGCGGTCTCAGTGGCGCCTGTCAGCCCGGCCCGCACTGGCTCCGGCAGCCGCTCCAGCAGGCTTTCGCCGCTGCCGCCCAGCCGGTTCAAAAGGTCCACGCCAAAGCCGCCCGCCGCCCGGTGCCGCTGAGCCAGCGCCTCCAGTTCAGCTTCAATATCCTGCGGGGTGAATACCCGTGCTGTTGATAAAACGTCCGCCACAAGCGCCTCCTCTGCCCTTCTTAAAGATCGGCAGCCAGGGGCGGGAATTCAACCCCGCCAGCGGCGCACCTGCCCCTGGATGCCGTCCCAGGCCGCATCTTGCAGCGCCATTCCCAAAACCCGGTCCGGGTTGGTGGGCGGCGGCATTTCAACCCCGGTCAGTTTCGTAAAACCAAAGCGCCGGTAATAGGGCGCATCGCCCACAAGCATCACCCGTGCCCATCCGGTTTCCTCTGCCTTGGCGAGGCTGTCGCGAATCAAAGACCCGCCCAGCCCCTCGCCCTGCCGTGTCGGATGCACCGCAACCGGCCCCAGCAGCAGCGCAGGCGCCGTGCCAATAAGAACCGGCCAATACCGGATGGCTGCGGCCAGGATGCCGTCACTGTCGCGCGCCACCTCGCTGAGACCTGCAACCGGCGGCACCCCGTCGCGCAACCGGTAGGACGACAACGCCTCGCGGCCCGGCGCAAAGCACAGGTCATACAGCGCCTCAACCTCCCACCGGTCTTCCGGCTGCTCTGCCATCAATTCGATCACGCCGCCATGTCCCTGTTCCGGCCTCCGCATTTTCCCCCTGCAGGCTGGCATTCGGCCTAACACGGGCGTAAGCCTTGGGCAAACACCTAAGCCCCTGAAATCCCCTGAGCAGGAAGCACGAATGTTCTACCGACCCGAGGACGGCCACGGCCTGCCCCACAACCCGTTTAATGCCATCGTCACACCGCGGCCAATCGGCTGGATCTCTTCGCGCTCCGCCGGCGGGGTGAACAATCTGGCGCCTTATTCCTTTTTCAACGCAGTGGCTTACAGCCCGCCGCAGGTGATGTTTGCCTCCACCAGCAGCAAGCCCGACCAAGAGGGCACCAAGGACAGCGTTGCCAATATCGAGGAAACCGGCGTGTTCTGCGTCAATGTGGTGTCTTACGCGCTGCGGGAGGCTATGAACGCCAGCTCCGCCGCGCTGCCCAAGGAGGCGGACGAATTCGCCCATGCAGGGCTTGAAGCCACAGACTGCGAAACCATCGCCTGTTCCCGTGTGGCCAAAGCGCCGGCCGCGCTGGAGTGCAAACTGACCCGGATCGTGACCCTGCCGGGCGAGGCGAACAAGGTGGTGTTCGGCGAGGTGACCGGCGTGCATCTGCGCGATGATTGCCTGCGCGACGGCACCTTTGATGTCACCGCATTCCAGCCGCTGGCCCGCCTCGGCTACCGCGACTATTCAGTGGTGCGCGAGTTGTTCCCGCTCACCCGCCCCGATGATTGAGACCCGACATGCCATTGCCTGACCCGAAAAAACGCAATCCGATCACGTTGCCGGACGGCAGCGCCCATGCCGGCACCGTAATGCTGTCCGAAGCGGTTGATCACCCGAATTTTTCCATCGGCGCCTTTACCTATGCCTCCGCCTTTGAGCCGCCAAAGGACTGGGCCGGCCATCTTGCGCCCTACCTCTTTCCCGGTTCGCGCGAGCGTGTGGTGATCGGAAAGTTCTGCCAGATCGCGGACGGTGTGCGCTTCATCACCGCCTCAGCCAACCACGCCCAGGACGGGCTCAGCTGCTTTCCCTTCCCGGTGTTCGATCAGACGCAGATGACCGGGTTTCAGCCGGACACCCGCGACACGGTGATCGGCAACGACGTCTGGATCGGCTATGGCGCGCTGATCCTGCCCGGCGCCCGTATCGGCGACGGAGCTATCATCGGCGCGGGCGCGGTGGTGCGCGGCTCTGTCCCGCCCTATGCCGTCATCACCGGCAACCCCGGCACGGTGCACAGCTTCCGCTTCCCCAAGCCGCAGATCGCCCGGCTGCTGAGCCTCAAATGGTGGGATTGGCCGCCTGAGCTGATCGCCGCCGCTGAACCCGCGCTTCTTTCCGGCGACCTCGACATGCTGGAAACCCTCGCCCCCGACTAAGCCCTGCCACTGGTATTTGCTGGTATGGTGAGCCAGAGCCCATTTCAAAAAAACCCGCGGCTCGCCAGACCCGCGGGTTTCTCTTTCAAACGATCAGGCGTCAATGGCCGCCCAGAACCCCGGTTTTGACCGAGTAGTCCACCGCAACCTCATAGTCCGGGTCATCATCGCTATCGACCATCAGATGTCCCGCCTTGGTCAGCAGCTGGTGGCAATCCCGGCTCAGATGGCGCAGCACCACAGATTTGCCCTCGGCCTCATACTTGCCCGCCAATGCCTCGATTGCCTGCAAGGCTGATTGGTCGACAACCCGGCTGCGGGCAAAATCCACAATCACATGATCCGGATCACCTGCCACATCAAACAGCTCGATGAACCCATCGGTAGAGCCAAAGAACAGCGGCCCTTCGATTTCATAGACTTTGGCGCCCTTGTCGCTCTCAGATTCGCGGGTATAGGCGTGAATGCGGCGTGCATTGTTCCAGGCATAGGCCAGCGCCGAGACGATCACGCCCACCACAACCGCAATCGCCAGGTCGGTCATCACCGTCACCACGGTCACCAGCACGATGACAAAGGCATCCATCAGCGGCACTTTGGTCATCACCTTGAAGCTGTTCCAGGCAAAGGTGCCGATCACCACCATGAACATCACGCCCACCAGTGCGGCCAGCGGGATCTGTTCAATCAGCGGAGAGGCCACAACGATGAACGCCAGCAGGAACAGCGCCGCAGTAATGCCCGCAATCCGCGTCCGGCCGCCGGATTTCACGTTGATCATCGACTGACCGATCATCGCACAGCCGCCCATGCCGCCAAAAAAGCCGGTCACCACATTCGACGCGCCCTGCGCGATGCACTCCTGGCTGGCACCGCCGCGCTTGCCGGTGATCTCGCCCACCAGGTTCAGCGTCAGCAGGCTCTCAATCAGGCCAATCGCCGCCAGGATCACCGCATAAGGCAGGATGATCCACAGTGTCTCCAGCGTGAACGGCGCCAAAGCAGTGCCATAAAGCCCCTCGCCGGTGCCAAACGGATTATGGAAGGACGGGAACCCGCCCTTGATTGAGGCCATGTCGCCCACGGTCGGCACATTGATCCCAAAGGCAATCACCAGCGCTGCCACAATGCCGATCCCGGCCAGCGGCGCCGGAATGATCGCGGTGATCTTGGGCGTGCCCCAGATGATCAACATGGTCAGCCCCACCAGCCCCAGCATCATCACCAGCTGCGAGCTTGCCAGCCAGGCTTCGGTGTTTTCCGGGTCCTTGAACTGGGTCAGCTGCGCCAGGAAGATCACAATCGCCAGACCGTTCACAAAGCCAAGCATCACCGGATGCGGCACCAGGCGGATGAACTTGCCCCAATGCATGACACCCGCGATGATCTGCAAAATCCCCATAAGCACCACTGTGACAAACAGATACTCGACCCCGTGCTGCGCCACCAGCGCCACCATCACCACCGCCAGCGCACCCGTAGCGCCCGAGATCATCCCCGGCCGGCCGCCAAACACCGCGGTGATCAGCCCCACCATAAAGGCCGCATAAAGCCCGACCAGCGGATGCACGCCCGCGACAAAGGCAAAGGCCACCGCCTCGGGCACAAGCGCCAGCGCCACGGTGAGGCCGGACAGCAATTCGGTGCGCACGCGGGCCACGGTAAAGCCCTCGTCCTGCATGATGGAGAGGTTGGGCGGGGAAATCTGCTTGGCCAGCAAAGCCATGGCTGCGCGT includes these proteins:
- a CDS encoding DUF1178 family protein, with translation MIQYSLKCTDGHRFDSWFQSAAAFDKLAAAGLVSCAVCGGAQVEKAIMAPRVRPGRKAVSAVGEPEPQAAAPAAPAALPAAAPAAAAGPGMLSRPAGAVEKAIADLRKKVEENSDYVGGSFVQEARAMHLGEAPERAIHGEAKLEDARELIEEGVPVMPLPFRPGRKTN
- a CDS encoding EcsC family protein, which translates into the protein MADVLSTARVFTPQDIEAELEALAQRHRAAGGFGVDLLNRLGGSGESLLERLPEPVRAGLTGATETALRVAMKGASQSRRLVADQKPGVDRMVSAAMGAAGGAAGLPGALVELPATTAFLLRTIQGAAAAEGFDPEADSVRFDCIQVFAAAGPLAEDDGADLGFVSVRLGLPGGLHKLIAQVAPKLGAVLGQKLAAQAVPIAGAVAGAAVNYVFAGYYREMAHVHFGLRRLAVDADLPQEELAAKLRQRLHSPGAAQ
- a CDS encoding GNAT family N-acetyltransferase, whose translation is MIELMAEQPEDRWEVEALYDLCFAPGREALSSYRLRDGVPPVAGLSEVARDSDGILAAAIRYWPVLIGTAPALLLGPVAVHPTRQGEGLGGSLIRDSLAKAEETGWARVMLVGDAPYYRRFGFTKLTGVEMPPPTNPDRVLGMALQDAAWDGIQGQVRRWRG
- a CDS encoding flavin reductase family protein, which codes for MFYRPEDGHGLPHNPFNAIVTPRPIGWISSRSAGGVNNLAPYSFFNAVAYSPPQVMFASTSSKPDQEGTKDSVANIEETGVFCVNVVSYALREAMNASSAALPKEADEFAHAGLEATDCETIACSRVAKAPAALECKLTRIVTLPGEANKVVFGEVTGVHLRDDCLRDGTFDVTAFQPLARLGYRDYSVVRELFPLTRPDD
- a CDS encoding CatB-related O-acetyltransferase translates to MPLPDPKKRNPITLPDGSAHAGTVMLSEAVDHPNFSIGAFTYASAFEPPKDWAGHLAPYLFPGSRERVVIGKFCQIADGVRFITASANHAQDGLSCFPFPVFDQTQMTGFQPDTRDTVIGNDVWIGYGALILPGARIGDGAIIGAGAVVRGSVPPYAVITGNPGTVHSFRFPKPQIARLLSLKWWDWPPELIAAAEPALLSGDLDMLETLAPD
- a CDS encoding SulP family inorganic anion transporter, with product MRRAAMALLAKQISPPNLSIMQDEGFTVARVRTELLSGLTVALALVPEAVAFAFVAGVHPLVGLYAAFMVGLITAVFGGRPGMISGATGALAVVMVALVAQHGVEYLFVTVVLMGILQIIAGVMHWGKFIRLVPHPVMLGFVNGLAIVIFLAQLTQFKDPENTEAWLASSQLVMMLGLVGLTMLIIWGTPKITAIIPAPLAGIGIVAALVIAFGINVPTVGDMASIKGGFPSFHNPFGTGEGLYGTALAPFTLETLWIILPYAVILAAIGLIESLLTLNLVGEITGKRGGASQECIAQGASNVVTGFFGGMGGCAMIGQSMINVKSGGRTRIAGITAALFLLAFIVVASPLIEQIPLAALVGVMFMVVIGTFAWNSFKVMTKVPLMDAFVIVLVTVVTVMTDLAIAVVVGVIVSALAYAWNNARRIHAYTRESESDKGAKVYEIEGPLFFGSTDGFIELFDVAGDPDHVIVDFARSRVVDQSALQAIEALAGKYEAEGKSVVLRHLSRDCHQLLTKAGHLMVDSDDDPDYEVAVDYSVKTGVLGGH